The sequence below is a genomic window from Mytilus edulis chromosome 2, xbMytEdul2.2, whole genome shotgun sequence.
TGACATTTCAGAATATTCCTTCCTTTTGGAAGTattattataaacatgataaaggagcTTCTATTTCATGACAGACTAAGGTGCCTGGTTCGATTCCAGTctaggatgaaaatttcagggacttaattttcggctctcccttgacaccatttgcaagtatggtcttgaggaaacgatgatagtcggCCAGAAGGTTATaataaatgactgacccgtgttaagagagagccatatctcttgcacattaaagacacccttgtaaatttctaaaaagagcaggctaatgccgctacaaggcagcactcgcacccgcaaagtggaaagggataaatataagttgaaaaacttgtttcccaatccactataaaataaatatgtttaaactaaactagaTGTCTGACTTAACACTTAAAAATTCACAGTGGTTATTATCAATTAAATACTTAATTTGCCATTCATAATattaacaaaacattataaaagcTGACCatgcattaatttaaaaaaaaaattacacatattcatgatattgtatcataaataaataaataaagtttgattcaatgtttaattttttgtaatttttcgacAAACAGTATCATCACACATACTTTCATATACAGAGTCTCACAAGGAATCAAGCTTGACTACTTGTATTATTATTGTGTTTCTTTCCAGATACCTTTGCTTTTATTTGTCCAAATATATTAGTACCCTTCTTTTTTTCTCGTGCCTTACTCGATGAAGTAGGGAAACTCTCTGTAGATAATGATGTATATTCGTTGCTGAAGCTACTTTGATTTGATTGAAGCGACGAGGCCCCTTGAGACTGGAATGACGAAGAGTGAAATCCAGAGTCACTACTCGTGTTACTTGACATTGAAGCTGACTCTGATAGCTGACGCTGTGCATTCTTTATTGAGTCATTTGTAAGACGGTAATTTTCAATGGACGACAGAGATTGCGATGGTGAAAGCGAGGTTTGTGACTGTAGAGAAGATGAAGAATTGGAAGGTATGGACATCGGTGAAGATGACTCTACACTAGAGCCCATACGATTAGGTTCAGGATCTAGTGGTGCCTTCACTGACTTAGCTAGTCTGTCCCAGAACCATTCCATCAGATCATTTTTGGTATAGTCACACAATGTTACATGTCTAAGAATCTGTGGAATAGGCACTGAAGGTTCTATGAGTACAGGAATAAGCTTCTTACTTCTTGCacctacaaaaaaataattgtatgaatGATGTACAAAATATGAGGATTCTtacaaagaaaaaatatgtttagagGCTTTGATGAATGTCACGATAGAATTTAAAAACTGTATGATGAAGTTCTAATTTTATTGTTGTGTTTGTCCATATCTGACTTACTGATTATTAAcattcatacaagtgagaagtttagctaccGTTAAAACCAGGTTTCATCAACCATCTTCcattaagaaaatgcctgttccaagtcaggaatatgacagttgttttccattcgtttgatgtgtttgagcttttgattttgccatttgaattgggactttccgttttaaattttcctcgttcagtatttttgtaatttaactttTTACACATCATCTGCTAATACTTATATAGGTAATATGCCTGACCGACTGTTTTTTCACTCAATGAGCACTTAAAATTTTGTTCCCAAAAAGATTACTTCCTAAAAAAGACGCATGACATAAATGTCATAATAAAAAGTCAAGAAGTAGATAAGGGTTTACAGGAAATAACTGTTTGAATCAGTAATGATTTGGTAATAAGCTATTTCATCCATTTTCTTTTAACCATGCATTCAAGGCCAAGCTacatgttgaagaccatactttgacctaaaatggtttacttttacaaattgtgacttggatgagagagttgtctcattggcactcattccacatttcttatatctatgtgaTACAAAATTCAAATCATCTGTGTTTCATAGTTTAATctgtacattttaaaatttaggtTAAAAGTTATACATGTTAACCTTACAGCAAAAACATCTAAAACAAAGGCATATAATTGAATTAATGTACTAAAGGGTATATTACATTTTGGGAAATTATTTATACTTGTTCAAAAATTCTGAAAAGATATGAATACTCGACTGACATCGTTTTAATATTAAATTGATTTTAGATGAATGAAAATGtctttgttttctctaaattatCTCTTCCCTTTAAGCAATGGGTCTGAGTGCAATATGTTCTCAACCATTACTAACAATGCAAATTAAAGAAGGATTTAAAATACGTTTCTTTAAGAAAATTACTTTAAACAAGAACTTAAGGTTGAACTTAGgtgaaacaagtgaaactgcgagctactgctcactgatgatacccctgccgcaagtggataatattaatagtgtaaaaatatgcaagtgttcggtaaacaggaagttgtcgagtgatgaatctgaaaatgcatcacacggtatagctgacttatataaatcctgaaaccaaatttcagaaatccttgtattgtagttcctgagaaaaaaatgcgacgaaaaatattcatgggacggacggactgacggaaggacagacagaggtaaaacagtatacccccccttttttaaagtgggggtataattaatcaaagagctgatagctctgaagtggaagaaggtgaataaaaggttacttgaattaccataaaagcagcccaactaacccaggctgctttgttccattatcgttataatgtattttttttcttcaaacaagaaaaggtcataagtacatggatttcccatccgtacaatcattttctatgttcagttgactatgaaaattaggtaaaatctttaatttggcagtaaaattaagaagatcatatcataaggaacacatgtgtacatgtactaagtttcaagttgattggatttcaacttcatcaaaaactacctcgaccctAAACTTTATAACCacaagcaggacggacggacagactagaaaacatattgcccacaAATGGAGCTTAAAAAAGTAAGGCTCgttacatacccgccaacttttgaaagttcccaattcccatatgggtttttcctgcacaaatttctttttaaaggttacaatttttagcgatgtattttgcacgatcttgattgtctagaaaaagtgtcatatttgtatgattaacttacatgcctttttcttaagtctgtttgcatgattctagttttaatttggtagaaaaaatatacatgatcgcagctagcagaccagggtttattttccagagtaagaatattagatgcttgttgaaatttccaattttaaattatgcacaaagatggacctttaacaggttgggaacaacactccaaatgagattaacctaactggaagatcagtataacccactgtaaaaaatgagcaccaaaaaagttatttatattcatattatttgatgaaactttaccccaagaactatgcatctataaAGTACTGAAtagtcaaaacatgtcaaaagaattttctgttgtttctaaacttatatcttttttaataatttgaccCCTCATTTAGTCCCAacctaaatacaaaaataaaatatgttacaaccagtattatgtcaataaattgtcaataaattagtgaaaaaatactatttactatctttatcatgtttttggTAGTACAGTAGACTCCGGCCAATGGGATACCCAGATTGTCAGCTAAAAATATCTGATTACCCGATATATTCAATAAGACGATGAatgtatattcattaaatattctacaaTAATGAGTAGATTTATTGCTTAATATGTGAAAGGGCTGGAGGATTGATGGAGtgatttttatcaataacatcaccacgatgtttgtgaaataaaattatcagctgattatgtagctaatgaataaatttgtttccacttgcagtttttaaatcctatatttattaaaatcaattaaatgtcCTGAAgtgtttatgtaaattattatcttccatccatagtttgtctttacttgtttagtaaacaaattatttacattttcacacaggtaaactaatttggctataaatagattaaAGCATGTCTGTGTAGAATCTCTTATCAAAAatcgtaattgttataattttatttctttaaataatcaaatttaaatttatgaaaatattcatgattgataaaatagtattgcTTGAAGTTTACGCTTTCAGAGACTATTtatgtttaggtcatggttcttCACATAgttgtaaacaaaccaatatggccgACACACGTGATTACctctgcacatgtgaaaaaaatatttctgacaaaagtcagatttctcttgtcaaaaggaatttatatttatattgcaatacattcttcagaaggaggtacattgagtttcaattatatttctttttctatgaGCTTAGATTTTAATCACATTCTCCAAACAGCAACGTATTGCTCTTGTCAACTgagtcttgaataattttataaatagattcaacCCATTTGGAGtagaagggcatctaattcacatgacaaaggaaaacaatgaattaagacaacaatttaataagaaatatatcctttttttttacaaaaaaacaaaatcttcttgtctgcaggattgcaaattcgtaacttcaagggcgaacttgtaaacagggcgagttgtcccgataccaaattcacgcatgtgtaatacaaatatctacagttaaaacatcctgtgacaagtaaacaaataacgttcatgtggatgagatgaaatctgataatttacataaataaaagggtcatatttacgatagtgattgagtttcaatcctaatttacaaattaaatgattcagatgcctaatcatgtgtaaaaatcggtgtcaggaatcttaagttgttatgaaattataATACACgaaacgaatgcggcatacggaggctCAATGCCAAAggtcagccccttaagtcttcagaagacttgacgtcttcttccactaaaaaaaacaagaatttaaaattgatgctACAAGTTGGAAGAGCAttagttaaggatcaaaataagttaaaaatattgataggttatggagctccttttcCAGATATTTGATTTTAAGATATGACGGGAAAAGTCTGACTCTGACTttaaccttatatttgcattggtattatttgggtctcaaatcaaaagaaataaaattaagaatctgcttaaattttggttaATGACTgtttatgagctattaagtcttgtATGAAAAGATAAATGTGTGTTATgggacaaaatattttaccttgtacaTGTTGTCTTGTAGGAAAAAACAACAAGGAGTACAAGCAtgtgacacaaattccaaaacctcacctaagtacacccGTAATActcatttttttgttaatttttacaatAGGTCTTACCTGGTGCTAAAGCATGAGCAAACTTGACTTGGAAATCACAAGCAGAGCTATGTAGATACTCATGTGATAAAACTATTATCATTCTTTTAcatctacaaaaataaataaaaaaaatattttaaagatgataAATGTAGCAGTATTTATACCTAGTGTTCTGTTAATGAAACTATTCCCAATAAGAATTACTTCAAAATTGCAAGATTGGAAATGTTGATTTCTAACAAAATCAATTTCATCCGTAGGAAGGTTAGAATGGTTTTCGGTCAGTCCCTGTTATGAATATTGAAATGTTATGAATATTAAAATGGTATACAGGAAAATAATGAGGTTTACAATTGGAACTCTCTGAAAGACTGACTTTTGCCTACAATaatgaaaattcagaaaaaagtaaaatcacaaatataccgAAAGCTGAGGAAAATGAATTATTGTGAGcatttattatatcattttttttagaatggacaaaaatgtgacATTAATTATTGAAAAAGCATTATTTGATTTATTCGTAATTTCACAATAATGTATAAATTTACAGtatgaaaaacagacaaaattaGGCAAATCAATAATTTTCCTTTATTCAAACATCAATCTTTTCTTAGAATACATAACATGTGTAACCATGGTCTGATTTTTCTAACTTATTAATTAATGGTTTAAAAAAGTAGCAAATGAAGATGATTCATAATTCAatatatatactgtggattccttAATAGTCTTTGAATACTAatttttttcatggatttcatgggAAAAGTGGAACCaccaatttaaatgttcaaagaaaaagttttctaaaggaatgtatgcagactttgttcctcaatccacaaaaaatggtatacagaaaaataaatgaattcacagtacctGTATTTAAATTGATGCAAGCTTAAGTTAAATGTTACGAGACAATTACCCACCAATACTTATTCCCCCAGAAATAAAATTGGGTCAGAAGGAAATTCAAGTGAAAAACACTTGCCTACGGCGGGGCATAAAGAGCCCACCACTAACAATATTCATAACAGGGACTGACCTAaaaatttactttcattttgtTAGAAATCAACATTACTGGTACCTGTATTTGTTCATAGGTCCGTGCAATAACTGATAGACTAAGTATTTAAAGTGATTTTTTATTTCGAAGAATAACAAGATTATGTGTCCATAGTTATCAGTATTTATAAACCATAGGTACATGTTTACATTAATTATGTAATCCTTAAAATTATACACAACTCAATGAGTCAATAAAGTAAACACCAATGCCCTCATGTTTTTCAGGTAAAATCATTCAATATGTTTCcacatttattgctattttacgaaGTTTATCTTTGAtgttactgactgataatttcctttctcagcacaggAAAGTAATATGAAAAATTATGTCTAGAAACTAAGGGACCATTTGTGtttatcaatgaaattaacaacatcatcataggtaaaatagcaataaacatgataaacagattatcattggtcatctcaactcgattgcttttctcacttttgcATTACCGGCTTTCGTTGAGATTACCAactataatctataaatataccaCAGATAAAATACCTTGATTCAATAAGTTTGGCATCTGTAACATATCTAGAACCTCCAGGTAGATCATCTCTACCTGGCACACATAGTTTCAGATCATATTCCTTTTCAAGCTTTATAATCATGTCTTTCACAAAAACAATGTCCTTTCCTGTGGAATCTGCATTGTAGCATACGAAAGCATCAAATAATGTTATACTGCCATCAACTGAAAAACATAGgttgtttattaatatttgtaatacatgtactgtaagttcagaaatttttgcatgcatttttattgtgattttgtcatttaaaatgatttaagactaaaatgctatttaatttttttgcGATATTGAAAACAATCCTGTTGAATtcatatgaaaaatttcaaaatatgagtttaaattattgcgattataaccctgtcgcattttttcgCAATTCTAAAAACAttccaataatttctgaatttacagtaaataatatataacaactgAAAAACACAGGTTGTAAATATtatattggaaataaaaaaaataattgatctaATTGATACTAGAGCAAATAGCACAAACTATGTATTGTTTAATTCAATGGATGCAGTTACATATTTAGCATTGTCATGTTCTAATTACAAATGAGTTAGAAGCCTAAAGGTTGCTGGTACCAGACAttgggtatatatatattttatatatagattagacagttggtttttccgtttggtTTTACACTAAAaatttggggccttttatagcttgttgttctgtgtgagacaaggctccgtattgaaggccgtacattgacctataatggtttacttttataaattgttatttggatggagagttgtctcattggcactcacaccacatcttcctatatctattggggTCAATTAGTTTTGAATTGCTTGTAGCCTGGTACATGGAACTCTTATAACCCACATACTTTTTCATCTACATGCAATTATAAGGAACGCCTAAAAATCCTTCAGATTTATGtttctgtaaaatttgttttctttgtttgtgtgcattttcttccatttttgaggaatagttttttttccattAGAGATATGCTTATCATGTTTctaaaaataaagtattatatatatatatatatataatatcaacaTCACTTACTGTCTCCAGTGACCAGCATTCGAGTTTCATCCACATAATGGTCAGGGGCTGAACTTTGTGATACTGTATAAAAAGAAATCTTTCCAATATTACTTTTATCAatacaacataaataaaaaataattgttaaggtGCAAACcacttcaatattttgaattgtgTAATTGCAATTTTCCAATTTTAGAAATAAAAGGGTTTTTTTAATCAGAAAAGGAATAAATCTCTAAAATATATCAAGTGTTGTTTTTTCTTGTTAACTGTCCATGTTTAAGTACTTGTACATCAGCAAAATCATTCAAAGCTTTTGGGTGTTTCAATAAAtataccacaatttttttttagatattcataaTTCATTCTATGACATTCAAGTTTATGTAACAGACTAAATGTAGTAcatcaacaaaaattaaatcattcAGATAAATGTGTTTTCAGACATTGTAAACGGTTAATCAGATAAATGTGTGGtgagagccaaggctccgtgttgaagaccgtaccttgacctataaggCTTTactcttggatggagagttgtctcattggcactcataccacatcttcctattataACTATTTACAGGTCTTGTAACAGGTCAATCAGATAGATGAATGAGTTTTCAGGCATTGTAACTGGTCAATCAGATACACGTTGTACAGCATTGTAACCAGTCAACACATGGTCAATCAGCATTTGATCAGATGAAAGTGTTTTTCTGGCATAGCTTAATAGTATCTGGTCAATCGGCTACACATAAATGTGTTCTACAGCATTTTAACCAATCAATATCTACAGTATTTTAACCAGTCAATATCTACAGTATTTTAACCAGTCAATATCTACAGCATTTTAACCAGTCAATATCTACAGTATTTTAACCAGTCAATATCTACAGCATTTTAACCAGTCAATATCTACAGTATTTTTAACCAGTCAATATCTACAGTTTTTTAACCAGTCAATATCTACAGTATTTTAACCAGTCAATATCTACAGCATTTTAACCAGTCAATATCTACAGTATTTTAACCGCATTTTAACCAGTCAATATCTACAGTATTTTAACCAGTCAATATCTACAGTATTCTAACCAGTCAATATCTACAGTATTCTAACCAGTCAATATCTACAGTATTTTAACCAGTCAATATCTACAGTATTTTAACCAGTCAATATCTACAGTATTTTAACCAGTCAATATCTACAGCATTTTAACCAGTCAATATCTACAGCATTTTAACCAGTCAATATCTACAGTATTTTAACCGCATTTTAACCAGTCAATATCTACAGTATTTTAACCAGTCAATATCTACAGTATTCTAACCAGTCAATATCTACAGTATTCTAACCAGTCAATATCTACAGTATTTTAACCAGTCAATATCTACAGTATTTTAACCAGTCAATATCTACAGTATTTTAACCAGTCAATATCTACAGCATTTTAACCAGTCAATATCTACAGCATTTTAACCAGTCAATATCTACAGCATTTTAACCAGTCAATGTCTACAGCATTTTAACCAGTCAATATCTACAGCATTTTAACCAGTCAATGTCTACAGCATTTTAACCAGTCAATATCTACAGCATTTTAACCAGTCAATATCTACAGTATTTTAACCAGTCAATATCTACAGCATTTTAACCAGTCAATATCTACAGCATTTTAACCAGTCAATATCTACAGTATTTTAACCAGTCACAAAATCAAGCAGTCAATGAGATTAGGTATGGTATGGTATCTGGCATCTCAGATACATGTACACGTAAATGTGTTGTACGGCATTTTAACCAGTCATTCAGAAAAATGTCTTTTTAGGCATATTGTTACTGGTTAATCAGATGAATGTGTTGTTAGGGATTGTaggtaaaataaattaaatcataTACAATTAATACCTTGATTTTCTTGCACTGGTAGATAATCATTGGCTAATCTTTCTTTCGTTAAAATGTAGTTCTCTGCATCTTTTACTAAAATGgagaaaacaaaatgtatgtaaaaagaagatttggttcAGTTTGATTGGCTAGCTATGAAATTACTATCCACTAGAGATAAATTAAGTTAGTTGTTAGAAACTATAGGTCAAACTTCTTATACTACATGATACTAAGTCTTTTGAAATTTACATATAATGATTAACAGTGTAAGTCTGTATCCCATCTTTTCTAGCCCAcgaaaaataatttaaagcaaGAAATAATGTTGGAAAGGTTTGCTACGTATACATGCACAACTTTTAAATGGAAACACATACATGTCATAAAAATGTCATTCAGGTACATGTACatctgttcgttgtgagccaacgGTGATGAAGACCATACATTGACcttataatagtttacttttataaattgtgacttgggatggagagttgtctcataccacatcttcttatatctattcaacAGTGACAGTTGACTGACCCCggcatacatgtaaatgtacaaaaatgtatgtgtgATTAATGCCAATAATAATGTAGGCTGTACTATAATTAAAAGGTAGTACAATCATGATGACTGTAAAtaagtttctaaaaaaaaaaaatctattaattgTTAATCTTAAGGATGTTGACATAGTTGAGTAAAACACAAttgtggggtcaccgttcatttgcgctcacaatctgccttcgaaagaagcatacatttttgtaaaggtggtttttttctgttgaagtaataggagaaataaaggttatatctaaataaaaaaaaagaaatttattacagaaatcgctaaaattttacaataatttagtttaagtacagcttatatggaaattatattaaaaaagataggtcaccgatgagttgaaaaagatatttcaattttagagccaaaaaagaatgtgtccccagtacacgaatgccccactcgcactatcattttctatgttcagtggaccgtgaaattggggtaaaccctccaatttggcattaaaattaaaaagatcatatcatagggaacatgtatactaagtttgaagtcgattggacttcaacttcatcgaaaactaccttgaccaaaaactttaacctgaagcgggacagacggacgaacgaacggatggacggacgaacggacgcacagaccagaaaacataatgcccctctactatcgtaggtggggcataaaaatggcattttttcaccaaagggagataatttggaactttttcaatgatgtatacattttgaaagtcatctgggtccaacacgaattgattgttttgaatgatttttgtaccatatgataaagtaacaactacaaaaggaaataaataaaatttgtaatgaaaaacaaatgtttgatttttttctgaaatttttataccctcgagcctccttaagtacTACATGTACTACAAGTATCATTTTTCTAAGTTcaatttaaaaactaatttcctatcattaataaaaatatcaagtATTGATGGTTTTATTTAACCTTTTAAGGTCCCATTGATTGTAAAATATCAGTActtataaaacatgtattatatttagtACATAACTCAGTGAATCATGTGAATAAAAAATAAGTATAACAGCTGTCATTGAATACACATTACagccaaaaaaatattgcaattaaaattgtatttcaaatCCATGAGCACATGATGTGATTTCAGCAAACTTTGGTTATTTCCTTAGTCGTCACTCAGTCACTTAATCATTATTTTGATAATAGTTTGTCCCAGATGTACATTttcaaatagttaaaaatatcatgaACATATATATGACACATGCGAAAAATGCTTTATTTAGTATAGTTTTGGCTGATACAAATGCATTATTACATGAACCTCAAATTAAACTGACtcatatatatatctgtatacatggtatagcaTGATGTATTTAATTGACAGATTTAATCAAACAATAATAAACTTTTTCAATATGTCAGAACTgtcaatttatttcacaaatggTAATAATACAATGTAATGATGATTTAGAGTTGTTTTCTGGCTGGAGAGAGTAatttgtcaatatattttttttatttcagctaCAACATGTACATGTCGCTATAGATTTTCTAACATtaacaagcattctgagagtattgcatgggAGTTCATTATCATAGTCCTCTACCGATTAAAAATTAACTGTACTGAAACAAAATTCTTACTTAATCTATCTTTATCATGGtgtaaaatatatctataacaaaaatcaaatcaatgtCTTCAAACATG
It includes:
- the LOC139512012 gene encoding myeloid differentiation primary response protein MyD88-like; its protein translation is MSRKMDEDMEILDDTGESLNLDSRLTSIPLDALRRSSRSKIALYLDDQSDIIDEECGYVTDWNGLAELIGFTALEMRKFGRQKSPTQDLLVDWEITPALNPTLGNLWKYLIELGRLDVLQDCRSFVIKDAENYILTKERLANDYLPVQENQVSQSSAPDHYVDETRMLVTGDIDGSITLFDAFVCYNADSTGKDIVFVKDMIIKLEKEYDLKLCVPGRDDLPGGSRYVTDAKLIESRCKRMIIVLSHEYLHSSACDFQVKFAHALAPGARSKKLIPVLIEPSVPIPQILRHVTLCDYTKNDLMEWFWDRLAKSVKAPLDPEPNRMGSSVESSSPMSIPSNSSSSLQSQTSLSPSQSLSSIENYRLTNDSIKNAQRQLSESASMSSNTSSDSGFHSSSFQSQGASSLQSNQSSFSNEYTSLSTESFPTSSSKAREKKKGTNIFGQIKAKVSGKKHNNNTSSQA